The Providencia rettgeri genome includes a window with the following:
- the imm gene encoding Microcin-E3 immunity protein, with product MGLKLHTQWFDKQTGEFMGEEYSEDFGDDDFLIDKTIDPKDENIINNGVFDLQKEWVIEIQSHVIHQIDLDKFVYQVSFDYRDEW from the coding sequence ATGGGATTAAAACTACATACTCAATGGTTTGATAAGCAAACTGGTGAATTTATGGGTGAAGAATATTCAGAAGATTTTGGAGATGATGATTTTCTGATAGATAAAACAATTGATCCTAAAGATGAAAATATTATTAACAACGGAGTATTTGATTTGCAAAAAGAATGGGTAATTGAAATTCAAAGTCATGTCATTCATCAAATTGATTTAGATAAATTTGTGTATCAAGTTTCATTTGATTATCGGGACGAATGGTAA
- a CDS encoding Sulfite exporter TauE/SafE, translating into MKTESTGIQLSRGGIFADTPIGVVIGAVAAFLGVGGSVMTVPLMRRRGASMIQAAAFANPLTLPMAITGTLTYFYFAIDKHIDLGSGFLGMIYIKGALILIVTSWLGIRFASLLMPYLSDKRHAQSYPLLLLVVLAVMLLV; encoded by the coding sequence ATGAAGACAGAATCTACGGGGATACAACTCTCTCGTGGTGGTATTTTTGCAGATACTCCGATTGGTGTGGTGATTGGCGCGGTAGCGGCATTTTTAGGTGTTGGTGGCAGTGTGATGACTGTTCCATTAATGCGGCGCCGTGGTGCCAGTATGATCCAAGCCGCTGCCTTTGCGAATCCATTGACATTACCAATGGCGATCACGGGTACATTAACCTATTTTTATTTCGCTATTGATAAACACATTGACCTCGGATCGGGCTTTCTGGGGATGATCTATATCAAAGGGGCATTAATTTTAATTGTGACATCGTGGCTAGGGATACGTTTTGCTTCTTTATTAATGCCTTACCTTAGCGATAAACGTCATGCCCAAAGTTATCCACTACTGTTACTCGTGGTTTTAGCTGTTATGTTACTGGTTTAA
- the glnS gene encoding Glutamine--tRNA ligase, which yields MNEADARPTNFIRQIIDEDLATGKHTSVHTRFPPEPNGYLHIGHAKSICLNFGIAKDYQGQCNLRFDDTNPVKEDVEYVNSIQEDVKWLGFEWSGNVRYSSDYFDTLYQYAIELIKKGLAYVDELSPDQIREYRGTLKEPGKNSPYRERLIEDNLALFEKMRAGGFEEGKACLRAKIDMASPFMVMRDPVLYRIKFAEHHQSGNKWCIYPMYDFTHCISDALEGITHSLCTLEFQDNRRLYDWVLDNITIDCHPRQYEFSRLNLEYTVMSKRKLNQLVTEKHVHGWDDPRMLTISGLRRRGYTAASIREFCQRIGVTKQDNNVEMASLESCIRDDLNESAPRAMAVIDPVRVVIENMPAGEEILTAPNHPNKPEMGTRQVPFSNEIYIDRADFREEANRQYKRLVLGKEVRLRNAYIIKAERVEKDADGNITTIYCTYDAGTLNKDPADGRKVKGVIHWVSVAHALPAEIRLYDRLFTVPNPGAEDDFLSVINPDSLVIRQGFVEPSLKNAVAEKAYQFEREGYFCADNKLSSAEHLVFNRTVGLRDTWAKLENS from the coding sequence ATGAATGAGGCAGATGCTCGCCCAACAAATTTTATCCGTCAGATCATAGATGAAGATCTGGCGACCGGAAAACACACGTCAGTGCATACGCGTTTTCCACCTGAACCGAATGGCTATTTACATATTGGTCATGCGAAATCAATCTGCTTGAATTTTGGCATTGCCAAGGATTATCAAGGCCAATGTAATTTACGTTTTGATGATACCAACCCTGTAAAAGAAGATGTCGAATACGTTAACTCGATTCAAGAAGACGTTAAATGGCTTGGTTTTGAGTGGAGCGGTAATGTTCGCTATTCCTCTGACTACTTTGATACCTTGTATCAATATGCAATTGAGCTGATCAAAAAAGGCTTAGCTTACGTTGACGAGCTCAGCCCAGATCAAATTCGCGAATATCGTGGAACATTGAAAGAGCCGGGTAAAAATAGCCCATACCGTGAGCGCCTTATTGAAGATAACTTAGCATTATTCGAAAAAATGCGTGCGGGTGGCTTCGAAGAAGGAAAAGCGTGTTTACGTGCGAAAATCGATATGGCATCCCCATTTATGGTGATGCGCGACCCGGTTTTATATCGCATTAAATTTGCGGAACATCACCAATCTGGCAATAAATGGTGCATTTACCCAATGTATGACTTCACGCATTGTATTTCTGATGCATTAGAAGGTATTACGCACTCTTTATGTACCTTAGAATTCCAAGACAACCGTCGTTTATATGATTGGGTATTAGACAATATCACCATTGATTGCCATCCACGTCAGTACGAGTTTTCTCGTCTGAATTTGGAATACACGGTGATGTCTAAGCGTAAATTAAACCAATTAGTCACTGAAAAACACGTGCATGGTTGGGATGACCCTCGTATGTTAACCATATCAGGCTTACGCCGTCGTGGTTATACTGCAGCCTCTATCCGTGAATTTTGCCAACGTATTGGTGTGACAAAACAAGACAACAACGTTGAAATGGCCTCTTTAGAGTCCTGTATTCGTGATGATCTGAATGAGTCAGCACCACGTGCTATGGCGGTTATTGACCCAGTTCGTGTGGTGATTGAAAACATGCCAGCGGGTGAAGAGATTTTAACAGCGCCAAACCATCCAAATAAACCGGAGATGGGAACGCGCCAAGTGCCATTTAGCAATGAAATTTATATCGACCGTGCAGATTTCCGTGAGGAAGCGAACCGCCAATATAAGCGTTTAGTATTAGGCAAAGAAGTTCGTTTGCGTAATGCATACATTATTAAAGCAGAGCGTGTTGAAAAAGACGCAGATGGTAACATCACAACCATCTACTGTACTTATGATGCAGGCACATTAAATAAAGACCCAGCAGATGGCCGTAAAGTGAAAGGCGTTATTCATTGGGTAAGTGTCGCTCACGCATTACCTGCAGAAATTCGTCTGTATGACCGTTTATTCACTGTGCCAAACCCAGGTGCAGAAGACGATTTCTTATCGGTTATCAATCCAGATTCACTGGTTATTCGTCAAGGTTTTGTTGAGCCGAGCCTGAAAAATGCCGTGGCAGAAAAAGCGTATCAGTTTGAACGCGAAGGCTATTTCTGTGCGGATAACAAGTTAAGTAGTGCAGAACATTTAGTCTTTAACCGGACTGTGGGGTTGCGTGATACTTGGGCGAAACTCGAAAATTCTTAA
- the ptsG_2 gene encoding EIICBA-Glc 1: MVPVAVLPAAAILMGIGYWIDPDGWGANSAIAALLIKSGAAIIDNMSVLFAIGVAYGMSKDKDGAAALTGFVGFLVVTTLCSPASYSMIMNVPLESVPAAFGKINNQFVGILVGVLSAELYNRYSGVELPKALSFFSGRRLVPILTSFLMIILAFILMYVWPVVYNGLVSFGESIKDLGSVGAGIYAFFNRLLIPVGLHHALNSVFWFDVAGINDIPNFLGGAKSIDAGLATVGITGRYQAGFFPIMMFGLPGAALAIYHCARPENKAKVAGIMIAGAFAAFFTGITEPLEFSFMFVAPILYVVHALLTGISVYIAATMEWISGFGFSAGLVDMLLQSRNPLAVQWYMLIVQGLVFFCIYYVIFRFMIRKFNLLTPGREESAGDETIDGYDESISPADNSDSDIQKEARQYVAAVGGSDNIVSIDACITRLRLGVKDSAVVNDAMTKRLGASGVIRLSKQNVQVIVGTRAELVAKAMTEVIAKGPIAGSAPVAAAEEKKAAEPAKTKGNVILSLVAPVSGQVFSLDDVPDEAFSSRIVGDGIAIKPTSSQVLAPASGTVVKIFETNHAFCLETENGVELIVHMGIDTVALKGEGCARLVEEGAEVTAGTPILNLDLPFLEANAKSMISPVIISNIDDFAGVEILVEGDVKAGETVIYNVLK, encoded by the coding sequence ATGGTGCCAGTTGCTGTACTACCAGCCGCAGCAATCCTGATGGGGATTGGCTATTGGATTGACCCAGATGGCTGGGGAGCCAATAGTGCAATCGCGGCGTTACTGATTAAATCGGGTGCGGCTATTATTGATAATATGTCCGTACTGTTTGCTATTGGTGTTGCTTATGGAATGTCAAAAGATAAGGACGGTGCGGCTGCGCTGACCGGTTTTGTTGGCTTTTTAGTCGTGACAACACTGTGTTCGCCGGCATCTTATTCCATGATCATGAATGTTCCGTTGGAAAGCGTTCCTGCGGCATTCGGTAAAATAAATAACCAATTCGTGGGTATCTTAGTTGGGGTATTGTCTGCTGAATTGTACAACCGCTACAGTGGCGTAGAGCTACCAAAAGCGTTGTCTTTCTTTAGCGGTCGTCGCCTCGTGCCGATTTTGACATCATTCTTAATGATCATCTTAGCCTTCATTCTGATGTATGTTTGGCCGGTGGTATATAATGGTTTGGTTTCTTTCGGTGAAAGCATTAAAGATTTAGGTTCTGTGGGAGCGGGTATTTATGCCTTCTTCAACCGTTTATTAATTCCTGTTGGTCTACACCACGCACTTAACTCTGTGTTCTGGTTTGACGTTGCTGGGATCAATGATATTCCGAACTTCTTAGGCGGCGCTAAGTCAATTGATGCCGGCTTGGCAACGGTAGGTATCACTGGTCGCTATCAAGCAGGCTTCTTCCCAATCATGATGTTTGGTTTACCTGGTGCGGCATTAGCGATTTACCACTGTGCTCGCCCGGAAAACAAAGCCAAAGTGGCTGGTATTATGATTGCTGGTGCGTTTGCGGCATTCTTCACCGGTATCACTGAACCACTTGAATTCTCATTCATGTTCGTGGCGCCAATTCTGTACGTAGTCCACGCATTGTTAACGGGTATTTCGGTTTATATCGCAGCAACAATGGAATGGATTTCAGGGTTCGGTTTCAGCGCAGGTTTAGTCGATATGTTATTGCAATCACGTAACCCATTAGCCGTTCAGTGGTATATGTTGATTGTTCAAGGCTTAGTCTTCTTCTGCATTTACTATGTCATTTTCCGTTTCATGATCCGTAAATTCAACCTGTTAACACCAGGCCGTGAAGAGAGCGCAGGTGATGAAACGATTGATGGTTATGACGAAAGCATTAGCCCTGCCGATAACAGTGACAGCGATATTCAAAAAGAAGCTCGCCAATATGTTGCAGCGGTTGGTGGTAGTGACAACATCGTCAGTATTGATGCCTGTATTACACGTTTACGTTTAGGCGTTAAAGATTCAGCAGTTGTTAACGATGCGATGACTAAACGTTTAGGCGCTTCAGGTGTTATCCGCTTAAGCAAACAAAATGTGCAAGTGATTGTCGGTACACGTGCTGAATTGGTCGCAAAAGCAATGACTGAAGTAATTGCAAAAGGCCCTATTGCCGGTTCTGCACCAGTTGCAGCAGCAGAAGAGAAAAAAGCCGCAGAGCCTGCGAAAACAAAAGGTAATGTGATTTTATCTCTGGTTGCGCCAGTCAGTGGTCAAGTGTTCTCCCTTGACGATGTGCCAGATGAAGCGTTTTCTAGCCGCATTGTGGGCGATGGTATTGCCATCAAACCAACAAGCAGCCAAGTGTTAGCGCCGGCGTCAGGTACGGTGGTGAAAATTTTCGAAACTAACCACGCATTCTGCCTTGAAACAGAAAACGGTGTTGAACTCATTGTTCATATGGGGATCGATACGGTTGCACTGAAAGGTGAAGGTTGCGCACGTTTAGTAGAAGAAGGTGCTGAAGTAACCGCTGGCACACCAATTCTGAACCTTGATTTACCGTTCCTTGAAGCCAATGCTAAATCGATGATTAGCCCTGTTATCATCAGCAATATTGATGATTTTGCAGGCGTCGAGATTTTAGTTGAAGGCGACGTGAAAGCAGGTGAAACCGTTATTTATAATGTTCTGAAATAA
- the ceaC gene encoding Colicin-E3 translates to MSSQFILRQAKAVRKIKGKDDERKGVKEKGHSYHPAPKVDEIKGLGELKPVQGKTPKQGGGGRRNRWVGDKGRKIYEWDSQHGELEGYRGSDGQHIGVFDPKSGKQLKPADPKRNIKKYL, encoded by the coding sequence GTGTCAAGCCAATTTATATTGCGGCAAGCAAAGGCGGTAAGAAAAATAAAGGGAAAAGATGATGAAAGAAAAGGTGTTAAAGAAAAAGGTCATTCTTATCATCCTGCACCTAAAGTTGATGAAATAAAAGGCTTAGGTGAATTAAAGCCAGTGCAAGGAAAAACGCCAAAACAAGGTGGTGGGGGACGGCGTAATCGGTGGGTTGGTGACAAAGGGCGTAAAATCTATGAGTGGGATTCTCAACATGGAGAATTGGAGGGATATAGAGGTAGTGATGGGCAGCATATAGGTGTATTCGATCCAAAAAGTGGTAAACAATTGAAACCAGCAGATCCTAAACGTAATATAAAAAAATATCTATGA
- a CDS encoding Sulfite exporter TauE/SafE, whose amino-acid sequence MELLLCLFGFISGITTALFGFGGGFITVPLLYALITLVWGPQSDAGTVAMQIAVATSTCVMIFSSTLSSRAHYLKGNLSWPIIKPFIIPISVGGYLGRLYRYR is encoded by the coding sequence GTGGAACTGCTTCTGTGCTTATTTGGCTTTATTTCGGGGATCACCACCGCACTATTTGGTTTTGGTGGCGGCTTTATCACCGTTCCACTGTTATATGCGCTAATTACCTTAGTATGGGGGCCACAAAGCGATGCAGGAACCGTGGCAATGCAAATTGCAGTGGCAACATCCACTTGCGTGATGATTTTTTCATCAACATTATCAAGTCGCGCTCATTATTTAAAAGGAAATCTCAGCTGGCCAATTATAAAGCCATTTATTATCCCTATTTCAGTGGGGGGATATTTGGGGCGATTGTATCGTTATCGGTAG
- the kdpE gene encoding KDP operon transcriptional regulatory protein KdpE: MSTSHQILVIEDEKEIRRFVRLALEGEGWKVFEAENYQRGLIESGTRQPDLLILDLGLPDGDGLDLIHDLRQWSSIPIIVLSAREEESQKVAALDAGADDYLTKPFGISELLARVRVALRRFGKATQENSKCQFGDITIDFINRVVTKQNEELHLTPIEFRLLSELVANSGKVLTQRHLLLQVWGPNYVEHNHYLRIYMGHLRQKLENDPARPIHLLTETGIGYRFMP, from the coding sequence GTGAGTACTAGCCATCAAATTCTGGTTATTGAAGATGAAAAAGAAATACGCCGCTTTGTTCGTTTAGCGCTGGAAGGTGAAGGCTGGAAGGTATTTGAGGCGGAAAATTACCAACGTGGCCTCATTGAATCCGGTACGCGACAACCTGATTTGTTAATTTTAGACCTTGGCTTACCCGATGGTGATGGGCTTGATTTAATTCATGATCTACGTCAGTGGAGCAGTATTCCGATTATTGTTTTATCCGCTCGTGAAGAAGAATCACAAAAAGTGGCAGCATTGGATGCAGGTGCTGATGATTACCTCACAAAACCCTTCGGAATTAGTGAGTTACTGGCTCGAGTTAGAGTGGCTTTACGGCGCTTCGGCAAAGCCACTCAAGAAAACTCAAAATGCCAGTTTGGGGATATTACCATCGACTTTATTAATCGTGTCGTGACCAAACAAAATGAAGAACTTCATCTAACCCCGATTGAATTTCGTTTACTCAGTGAACTCGTGGCTAACAGCGGTAAAGTATTAACTCAGAGGCACTTATTACTGCAAGTCTGGGGGCCTAATTATGTGGAACATAATCATTACTTACGCATCTACATGGGCCATCTACGGCAAAAATTAGAAAATGACCCTGCACGCCCTATTCACTTATTAACCGAAACAGGAATTGGTTATCGGTTTATGCCTTAA